One Planktothrix sp. FACHB-1365 genomic window carries:
- the rpaB gene encoding response regulator transcription factor RpaB, which translates to MSVQPQLDEKRNGEKILVADDESAIRRILKTRLSMVGYNVVVAGDGLEALEMFERESPDLLVLDVMMPKLNGYGVCQELRTKSDVPIIMLTALGDVADRITGLELGADDYLTKPFSPKELEARIHAILRRFKDTHLSHSLSPEVIQIEAVRIDTVKRRVYKGEKVVPLTYIEFNLLELLVKRSGQAVSRSEILKELWGYTPRRIADMRVVDVHVARLRAKIEEDQRNPEYILTVRGVGYSAQRLPGVEEAIGA; encoded by the coding sequence ATGAGTGTACAACCCCAACTTGATGAAAAACGCAACGGTGAAAAAATCCTGGTTGCTGATGATGAATCCGCGATTCGGCGCATCTTAAAAACTCGTCTTTCGATGGTTGGCTACAATGTGGTAGTCGCAGGCGATGGTTTAGAAGCGCTGGAAATGTTTGAACGAGAAAGTCCTGACCTGTTAGTTTTGGATGTAATGATGCCTAAACTCAATGGTTATGGGGTGTGTCAAGAACTTCGCACTAAATCTGATGTTCCGATTATTATGTTAACCGCTTTAGGGGACGTTGCAGATCGGATTACAGGTTTAGAATTAGGGGCTGATGATTATTTAACAAAACCCTTTTCTCCTAAAGAATTAGAAGCTCGAATTCATGCCATTTTACGACGCTTTAAAGATACCCATTTATCCCATAGCCTAAGCCCGGAAGTCATTCAAATTGAAGCGGTGCGAATTGATACGGTCAAACGGCGAGTGTATAAAGGCGAGAAAGTGGTTCCGTTAACCTATATTGAATTCAATTTGTTGGAGTTGTTAGTTAAGCGATCTGGACAAGCTGTTTCTCGCTCTGAAATTCTCAAAGAATTATGGGGATATACCCCTCGACGAATTGCGGATATGCGGGTTGTAGATGTTCATGTTGCTCGTTTACGGGCAAAAATTGAAGAAGATCAACGCAATCCTGAATATATTTTAACCGTGCGTGGTGTAGGTTATTCCGCCCAACGTTTACCCGGTGTTGAAGAAGCAATTGGTGCTTAA